A stretch of the Medicago truncatula cultivar Jemalong A17 chromosome 5, MtrunA17r5.0-ANR, whole genome shotgun sequence genome encodes the following:
- the LOC11411420 gene encoding kinectin, translating to MDFKASDKPKKFDSKCDASVKKRDTPTLLDKRLFDDKNTLHISVKKSKVSPYDDIPSLKKERPLVKKSFEECKRYRIVEEKRLQSIKRDIDKCYYELKNKKTQVSCVRRINEIHQKMLEKVKEIHKEFLAKEGKLSLMEDLIGERKQELVTKERELRQVMDNISKQKHFESKLKKFESQEKEFEIQVKDLVSIHKHFESRMKELASKEKQHEALVMEHKSKESEFEGLVKELESKKKDFDIQVEELKSKERQLEGEVQDLESRKNTLDGRQKEIESKKGEFEGRVEDFTSEKMDFEIRLKELETKEKHFEEKVKEFELTKKQHDEGENEFDTSYMDDELSITIDGASEESDILVNLQESSDPSKIVLDVIMNPIIPLPKKGDKVVIIDESRIFMLEQLMIMSPNIKSCVKDEALKLAHELKANIKANTEYSLEVLGFLLILSVYGLFTYFDQDEVLDLFASVAEHKISVELFEKLGFANKVSDFVENLIKRKEFDSAVHVNWLRIINKFSH from the exons ATGGATTTTAAGGCTTCAGATAAGCCAAAAAAATTTGACAGTAAATGTGATGCTTCTGTTAAGAAGAGGGATACTCCTACCCTGCTAGATAAGAGGCTATTTGATGATAAGAATACCTTGCACATTTCTGTTAAGAAATCAAAGGTGTCACCATATGATGATATTCCTTCGTTGAAGAAAGAACGTCCGTTGGTTAAAAAATCATTCGAGGAATGCAAAAGGTATAGAATTGTAGAAGAAAAGCGATTGCAGTCTATAAAGAGAGATATTGATAAGTGCTACTATgagcttaaaaataaaaagacacaagtTAGTTGTGTTCGTAGAATTAACGAAATTCACCAGAAAATGCTGGAAAAAGTTAAAGAAATTCACAAGGAATTTTTAGCAAAGGAAGGGAAACTCTCTCTCATGGAGGACTTGATTGGAGAGCGCAAGCAAGAACTCGTGACAAAAGAGAGAGAACTTCGTCAAGTCATGGATAACATTTCAAAACAGAAGCATTTTGAAAGCAAATTGAAGAAGTTTGAATCACAAGAGaaggaatttgaaatccaaGTGAAGGATTTGGTATCAATTCATAAGCATTTCGAAAGCCGAATGAAGGAGCTTGCATCAAAAGAGAAACAACATGAAGCACTGGTGATGGAGCACAAATCAAAAGAGAGTGAATTTGAAGGCCTAGTGAAGGAGctggaatctaaaaaaaaggattttgatATCCAAGTGGAGGAGCTCAAATCAAAAGAGAGGCAATTGGAAGGAGAAGTTCAGGATCTTGAGTCTAGAAAGAATACACTTGATGGCCGACAAAAggaaattgaatcaaaaaaggGTGAATTTGAAGGCCGAGTCGAGGACTTTACATCagaaaaaatggattttgagATCCGACTGAAGGAGCtcgaaacaaaagaaaaacatttcgAAGAAAAAGTGAAGGAGTTTGAGTTGACAAAGAAACAACATGATGAAGGGGAAAATGAATTTG ATACATCTTACATGGATGATGAATTAAGTATTACCATTGATGGAGCAAGTGAGGAATCTGACATTCTAGTTAATTTGCAAGAATCATCGGATCCatcaaaaattgttttggaTGTAATAATGAACCCCATTATTCCACTACCTAAGAAGGGAGACAAAGTTGTGATTATTGATGAAAGCCGCATCTTTATGCTAGAACAACTGATGATAATGTCACCAAATATTAAATCTTGTGTAAAAGACGAAGCTTTGAAGCTAGCACATGAGTTGAAAGCTAACATAAAAGCAAATACTGAATATTCATTGGAGGTTCTCGGATTTCTGTTGATCTTGTCGGTTTATGGATTGTTTACTTATTTTGATCAAGATGAAGTCTTGGATCTTTTTGCATCTGTTGCTGAGCACAAGATATCTGTGGAGCTGTTTGAGAAACTAGGTTTTGCAAATAAAGTGTCTG ATTTTGTTGAGAATCTTATCAAGAGGAAGGAATTTGATTCTGCTGTGCACGTTAATTGGCTAAGAATAATCAACAAGTTTTCACACTAG
- the LOC112422051 gene encoding uncharacterized protein yields MRRDKQLAQFPKLIEEGEIETGSGLNQDSSIARAGDTRWGSHFRTLTSLMTLYGAIVRVIVEVGNDPSFDKFGETVLLLDVLQSFDFIFMLYMMVEILGITNDLSLALQRRDQDLLNDMSLVNDTKKQLKEMRNEGWEDLISRVVKICTKHDIDVPDMDAPYMEGKKPRRVTPVSSVSNLHHYKNVCLFSVLDLQLQELTARFNEENIELVQCVSCFSPAKSFAAFDVNKLLRMAELYPNNFVDCLM; encoded by the coding sequence ATGCGTCGGGACAAACAACTAGCTCAATTTCCTAAATTGATTGAGGAGGGCGAGATAGAGACCGGTAGTGGGCTGAATCAAGATTCGTCAATTGCTCGAGCGGGGGACACTCGTTGGGGATCCCACTTTAGGACTCTGACTAGTTTGATGACTTTGTATGGCGCCATTGTTAGGGTAATTGTAGAAGTGGGGAATGATCCCTCGTTTGATAAATTTGGTGAAACTGTGCTTTTGCTTGATGTGCTTCaatcatttgattttatcttcATGTTATATATGATGGTTGAGATTTTGGGAATTACAAATGATTTGAGCCTAGCACTACAAAGGCGTGATCAAGATCTTTTAAATGATATGTCACTTGTTAATGATaccaaaaaacaattaaaagaaaTGAGGAATGAGGGGTGGGAAGACCTTATATCTAGGGTTGTGAAAATTTGCACTAAACATGATATTGATGTACCTGATATGGATGCGCCATatatggaaggaaagaaacctAGGCGAGTCACTCCGGTTTCTAGTGTTTCTAATTTGCATCATTATAagaatgtttgtttgtttagtgTTTTAGATTTGCAATTGCAAGAGCTTACTGCTAGGTTTAATGAAGAGAATATCGAACTTGTacaatgtgtttcatgttttaGTCCTGCTAAGTCATTTGCTGCTTTTGATGTGAACAAATTATTGAGGATGGCTGAGCTTTATCCAAATAATTTTGTAGATTGTCTGATGTAG
- the LOC11413226 gene encoding uncharacterized protein isoform X1 has translation MPPYAPIQAMKYMLPKQLYQCVCKALPGRVMGINVGTEYLGVAMSDLENKGLEDSRTSLLRLNDKSGKPKSDAVLASELKDLIDRNNVKGMVIGKLDLDELDSRLPSSDVEAAKEFVQKLDKTDMFSDMNYTYFPPRSELILEKFLDGYRGKSSS, from the exons ATGCCTCCCTATGCTCCTATTCAG GCAATGAAGTACATGCTCCCTAAGCAGCTGTATCAATGTGTATGCAAAGCATTACCTGGAAGAGTTATGGGGATCAACGTTGGCACTGAGTATCTTGGAGTTGCCATGTCAGATCTGGAGAATAAAGGCCTGGAGGACTCTAGGACTag CCTTCTACGGTTGAATGATAAGTCTGGAAAGCCCAAGAGTGATGCTGTTCTTGCATCTGAACTCAAGGACCTG atCGATCGAAACAATGTCAAGGGCATGGTAATTGGAAAGCTGGACCTTGATGAGCTCGATAGTCGTCTCCCGTCTTCCGAT GTTGAAGCAGCAAAGGAGTTTGTCCAAAAGCTTGACAAAACAGATATGTTTAGTGATATGAACTATACATATTTTCCACCGAGATCCGAGCTAATTCTCGAG AAGTTCCTGGATGGATACCGTGGAAAGTCTAGCTCATAG
- the LOC11413226 gene encoding uncharacterized protein isoform X2, with the protein MKYMLPKQLYQCVCKALPGRVMGINVGTEYLGVAMSDLENKGLEDSRTSLLRLNDKSGKPKSDAVLASELKDLIDRNNVKGMVIGKLDLDELDSRLPSSDVEAAKEFVQKLDKTDMFSDMNYTYFPPRSELILEKFLDGYRGKSSS; encoded by the exons ATGAAGTACATGCTCCCTAAGCAGCTGTATCAATGTGTATGCAAAGCATTACCTGGAAGAGTTATGGGGATCAACGTTGGCACTGAGTATCTTGGAGTTGCCATGTCAGATCTGGAGAATAAAGGCCTGGAGGACTCTAGGACTag CCTTCTACGGTTGAATGATAAGTCTGGAAAGCCCAAGAGTGATGCTGTTCTTGCATCTGAACTCAAGGACCTG atCGATCGAAACAATGTCAAGGGCATGGTAATTGGAAAGCTGGACCTTGATGAGCTCGATAGTCGTCTCCCGTCTTCCGAT GTTGAAGCAGCAAAGGAGTTTGTCCAAAAGCTTGACAAAACAGATATGTTTAGTGATATGAACTATACATATTTTCCACCGAGATCCGAGCTAATTCTCGAG AAGTTCCTGGATGGATACCGTGGAAAGTCTAGCTCATAG